A window of Pseudodesulfovibrio hydrargyri contains these coding sequences:
- a CDS encoding insulinase family protein has protein sequence MTFGFTKIREMEIAELASTAVVYRHDKTGARVLSMINEDENKVFGISFRTPPEDSTGVAHILEHSVLCGSDKYPVREPFVELLKGSLQTFLNALTFPDKTCYPVASANVQDFYNLVDVYLDAVFHPRLTENTLKQEGWHYELESTDRDMTYKGVVFNEMKGAYSSPDSLLYEHSQQSLFPETTYGLDSGGDPAVIPELTFDKFMAFHRDHYHPSNGYAFFYGDDDPEKRLEILDAVFSQYEAIDVTPTRVPLQPRFTEARTVRKGYPASDRLAKGMFTVNWLLAETADANLNLALHILEHILIGLPSSPLKKALTDSGLGDDLAGVGLEADIRQMFFSVGLKGMHPSNAIKVESIIFNTIKDLVENGIDARDIEAAVNSVEFSLRENNTGSYPRGLSLMFQALSTWLYDDENEGDPLALLPFEKPLANVKAWLANGDKIFEELLARLFLHNPHRTTVLLEPDHKLARTQAKAESDRLKAAKQAMTPDAVQAVIDDAAELKRLQAEPDAPEALKTIPRLSVADLPAENRPIPTEVRTLGGRELLFHDLATNGIAYLDFGFDLSVIPDELLPYAGVFGRALTESGTTERDYVDLSQRIARISGGIWAQPFASPVRDSKEAAARLFLRTKATGERIADTCGIVTEVLTSAKLDNKERISRIVSEARARAEQRLVPSGHMIVATRLRARTHAAHAMDEAMTGLTNLFFLRDLEKRVEDDFRKVAKDLEQFRTLLLNQSTLILNATMDQDLFALAEPAMLAVVEALPAEGPDPAERTVPVLPAREGLAIPAQVNYVGKGCGVAEHGIRLTGAAQVVNKLIRTGYLWEKVRVQGGAYGAFCILDRLAGALAFVSYRDPNVADTVKAFDGLAEYLDTVTIDADELEKSIIGAIGEIDAYQLPDAKGFTALARHLTSQDDAYLQTVREQALNASENDFRELAQAVRTVAQNGDICVLGDSLAMENSGLDLDIKQVL, from the coding sequence ATGACTTTCGGCTTCACCAAGATACGGGAAATGGAAATCGCGGAACTGGCCAGCACGGCCGTGGTCTACCGCCACGACAAGACCGGGGCGCGCGTCCTGTCCATGATCAACGAGGACGAGAACAAGGTCTTCGGCATCTCGTTCCGCACTCCGCCCGAGGACTCCACGGGCGTGGCCCACATCCTGGAGCACTCGGTGCTCTGCGGCTCGGACAAGTATCCGGTGCGCGAGCCGTTCGTGGAACTGCTCAAGGGGTCGCTCCAGACCTTCCTCAACGCCCTGACCTTTCCGGACAAGACCTGCTACCCCGTGGCCTCGGCCAACGTGCAGGACTTCTACAACCTCGTGGACGTGTACCTGGACGCGGTCTTCCACCCGCGCCTGACCGAGAACACGCTCAAACAGGAGGGCTGGCACTACGAACTGGAATCCACGGACCGCGACATGACCTACAAGGGCGTGGTCTTCAACGAGATGAAGGGCGCGTATTCCTCGCCCGACTCCCTGCTCTACGAGCACTCCCAGCAGTCCCTGTTCCCGGAAACCACCTACGGCCTGGACTCGGGCGGCGACCCGGCGGTCATCCCGGAACTGACGTTTGACAAGTTCATGGCCTTCCACCGCGACCATTACCATCCGTCCAACGGGTACGCCTTCTTCTACGGCGACGACGACCCGGAAAAGCGCCTGGAGATCCTGGACGCGGTCTTCTCGCAGTATGAGGCCATCGACGTGACCCCGACCCGGGTGCCGCTCCAGCCGCGCTTCACCGAGGCCAGGACCGTGCGCAAGGGCTACCCGGCCTCGGACCGGCTGGCCAAGGGCATGTTCACGGTCAACTGGCTGCTGGCCGAGACCGCCGACGCCAACCTGAACCTGGCCCTGCACATCCTCGAGCACATCCTCATCGGCCTGCCCAGTTCGCCGCTGAAAAAGGCGCTGACCGACTCCGGCCTGGGCGACGACCTGGCCGGCGTGGGTCTGGAAGCCGACATCCGCCAGATGTTCTTCTCCGTGGGCCTCAAAGGCATGCATCCGTCCAACGCCATCAAGGTGGAGTCGATCATCTTCAACACCATTAAGGATCTGGTCGAAAACGGCATAGACGCCCGCGACATCGAGGCGGCCGTCAATTCCGTGGAGTTCTCCCTGCGCGAGAACAACACCGGCTCCTACCCGCGTGGCCTGTCGCTCATGTTCCAGGCCCTGTCCACCTGGCTCTACGACGACGAGAACGAGGGCGATCCACTGGCCCTGCTGCCCTTCGAAAAGCCGCTGGCCAACGTCAAGGCCTGGCTGGCCAACGGCGACAAGATATTCGAGGAACTGCTGGCCCGGCTTTTCCTGCACAACCCGCACCGGACCACCGTGCTCCTGGAGCCCGACCACAAACTGGCCCGGACCCAGGCCAAGGCCGAGTCCGACCGGCTCAAGGCGGCCAAGCAGGCCATGACCCCGGACGCCGTCCAGGCGGTCATCGACGACGCGGCCGAGCTCAAACGCCTCCAGGCCGAGCCCGATGCGCCCGAGGCGCTGAAGACCATTCCGCGCCTATCGGTTGCCGACCTGCCCGCCGAGAACCGGCCCATTCCCACCGAGGTGCGCACCCTCGGCGGCCGCGAGCTGCTTTTCCACGACCTGGCCACCAACGGCATCGCCTACCTGGACTTCGGCTTCGACCTGTCCGTCATCCCGGACGAGCTGCTGCCCTATGCGGGCGTCTTCGGCCGCGCCCTGACCGAGTCCGGCACCACCGAGCGCGACTACGTGGACCTGTCCCAGCGCATCGCCCGGATTTCGGGCGGCATCTGGGCCCAGCCGTTCGCCTCGCCCGTGCGCGACTCCAAGGAGGCCGCCGCCCGCCTGTTCCTGCGCACCAAGGCCACGGGCGAGCGCATCGCCGACACCTGCGGAATCGTCACCGAGGTCCTGACCTCGGCCAAACTGGACAACAAGGAACGTATAAGCCGCATCGTGTCCGAGGCCCGCGCCCGCGCCGAACAGCGTCTGGTGCCCTCGGGCCACATGATCGTGGCCACCCGGCTGCGCGCCCGGACCCACGCGGCCCACGCCATGGACGAGGCCATGACCGGCCTGACCAACCTGTTCTTCCTGCGCGACCTGGAAAAGCGCGTCGAGGACGACTTCCGCAAGGTCGCCAAGGACCTGGAACAATTCCGCACGCTCCTGCTCAACCAGTCCACCCTGATCCTCAACGCCACCATGGATCAGGACCTCTTCGCCCTGGCCGAGCCCGCCATGTTGGCCGTGGTCGAGGCCCTGCCCGCCGAAGGCCCGGACCCGGCCGAACGTACAGTCCCGGTCCTGCCCGCCCGCGAGGGCCTGGCCATCCCGGCCCAGGTCAACTACGTGGGCAAGGGGTGCGGCGTGGCCGAACACGGCATCCGGCTCACCGGCGCGGCCCAGGTGGTCAACAAGCTCATCCGCACCGGCTATCTCTGGGAAAAGGTCCGCGTGCAGGGGGGGGCCTATGGCGCGTTCTGCATCCTGGACCGTCTGGCCGGAGCCCTGGCCTTCGTCTCCTACCGCGACCCCAACGTGGCCGACACGGTCAAGGCTTTCGATGGCCTGGCCGAATACCTCGACACCGTGACCATCGACGCGGACGAATTGGAAAAGTCCATCATCGGCGCCATCGGCGAGATCGACGCCTACCAGCTGCCCGACGCCAAGGGCTTCACCGCCCTGGCCCGCCACCTGACCAGCCAGGACGACGCCTACCTGCAAACCGTGCGCGAACAGGCCCTGAACGCCTCGGAAAACGACTTCCGAGAACTCGCCCAAGCCGTGCGCACCGTCGCCCAAAACGGCGACATCTGCGTCCTCGGCGACTCCCTCGCCATGGAAAACAGCGGCCTGGACCTGGATATCAAACAGGTTCTGTAA